The DNA sequence TGCATTGCGGCTTCGAGGTTGCTGGTGGATCCCTAGGGGATCTAGCCGCGAATGCACCCTACCGAGAGCACCTCACCTCCTGCACGGTGACAAGTTTTCGCATCGCCTGGATGTTTTCCATGGGCGGCAGCCGCGGGCCGATTTGACCCAGCGCTCCCATGGAAAAGGCCGTGGCCAGGGTGGCGCAGTCTCGCAGCGGTTCGCCACCCAGCAATCCCGCCACCGTACCCGCTACCATGGCATCGCCCGCACCGACGGTGCTTTTGATCTCAACCGCCGGGGGCTGAGCGTGAAAGGCCTGGGTGCGATCGATAAACAACGCCCCTTCACTCCCCATCGACACCACCACGTAGGGAATGCCGGAGCTAATCAGCTCACGAGCGGCGGCGACAATCTCAGCGTGGCTCTCCAGACGGGTGTTCAGCACCTCCTCCAGTTCCACCCGGTTAGGCTTGATTAGGTCGGGCTTGGCGGGCAGGCCAAAGCGCAGCGCGTCGCCGCTGGTATCAAGAATCACGGTTTTGCCCTGAGCCTTGAGGGGGCCGACCAGCTCGTCATAGATATCGGTAGATAACCCCGCTGGCACGCTGCCCGAAAAGACAAACCAGTCGCAGCTCTCGGCCAAAGCATGGACTGCTTTTCTTAAACCATCGACATCCTGGTGGGTGGGCGACTGGCCAAGGTAGTTGATGTCGGTGACTTGTCCCTGGGCATCGTCCACAA is a window from the Leptolyngbya subtilissima AS-A7 genome containing:
- the pfkB gene encoding 1-phosphofructokinase; the protein is MTHPPKAQRIATVTLNPAIDQTVSIPNFRADAVNRVNWKQDDAGGKGVNVASFLAEAGHRVSVTGFLGRENDALFKTLFHQKDIDDHFVYLPGETRVNIKIVDDAQGQVTDINYLGQSPTHQDVDGLRKAVHALAESCDWFVFSGSVPAGLSTDIYDELVGPLKAQGKTVILDTSGDALRFGLPAKPDLIKPNRVELEEVLNTRLESHAEIVAAARELISSGIPYVVVSMGSEGALFIDRTQAFHAQPPAVEIKSTVGAGDAMVAGTVAGLLGGEPLRDCATLATAFSMGALGQIGPRLPPMENIQAMRKLVTVQEVRCSR